In a genomic window of Micromonospora cremea:
- a CDS encoding class I SAM-dependent RNA methyltransferase produces MTEPGVRPAAAPPPPERGLAEAELVELTVDAVAPGGHCVARVDGQVVFVRHALPGERVIAEVTEVHRGFVRADAVTVLESSPDRVEPPCPYAKPGACGGCDLQHVAPDAQLAWKVTVVREQLVRLGGLTDAELDRLGVRVEALPGGLLGWRSRVRYAVDAADRAGLLKHRSHEVVPIDRCRIAHPAIQQLPVLTPTGARWPAAEAVETVASTGGDVTVAEVRDGVATPVSGPMMVREVAAGRDWELPASAFWQVHPAAADTLSAAVLELLDPRPGEVAWDLYGGAGLFAAGLAARVGTTGRVTLVEAAEQGVAAARENLADLARVEVVSARVETALARRRITGPVDVVVLDPPRSGAGAPVVRALAAAGPRAVAYVACDPAAFARDVRTFAELGWRLEALRGFDLFPMTQHVELVGLLLPPAGR; encoded by the coding sequence GTGACTGAGCCGGGCGTACGGCCGGCGGCGGCACCCCCGCCGCCGGAGCGTGGGCTGGCCGAGGCGGAGCTGGTCGAGCTGACCGTCGACGCGGTCGCCCCCGGCGGGCACTGCGTGGCCCGGGTGGACGGCCAGGTGGTCTTCGTCCGGCACGCGCTGCCCGGCGAGCGGGTGATCGCCGAGGTCACCGAGGTGCACCGGGGGTTCGTCCGGGCCGACGCGGTGACCGTGCTGGAGTCCTCGCCGGACCGGGTCGAGCCGCCCTGCCCGTACGCGAAGCCGGGCGCCTGCGGTGGCTGCGACCTGCAGCACGTCGCCCCCGACGCGCAGCTGGCCTGGAAGGTCACCGTGGTGCGTGAGCAGTTGGTCCGCCTCGGCGGGCTGACCGACGCCGAGCTGGACCGGCTCGGCGTCCGGGTCGAGGCGCTGCCCGGCGGGCTGCTGGGCTGGCGCTCCCGGGTTCGCTACGCGGTGGACGCCGCCGACCGGGCCGGCCTGCTCAAGCACCGCTCGCACGAGGTGGTGCCGATCGACCGCTGCCGGATCGCCCACCCGGCCATCCAGCAGCTGCCGGTGCTCACCCCGACCGGCGCGCGCTGGCCGGCGGCCGAGGCGGTGGAGACCGTCGCCAGCACTGGCGGGGACGTGACCGTCGCGGAGGTCCGCGACGGCGTGGCGACCCCGGTGAGCGGGCCCATGATGGTTCGCGAGGTGGCCGCCGGGCGGGACTGGGAGCTGCCCGCGTCCGCCTTCTGGCAGGTGCATCCGGCGGCGGCGGACACCCTCTCCGCGGCCGTGCTGGAACTCCTCGACCCGCGACCGGGCGAGGTGGCCTGGGACCTCTACGGCGGCGCCGGGCTGTTCGCCGCCGGGCTGGCCGCCCGGGTCGGTACGACCGGCCGGGTGACCCTGGTGGAGGCGGCGGAACAGGGCGTCGCCGCCGCCCGGGAGAACCTGGCCGACCTGGCCCGGGTCGAGGTGGTGTCGGCCCGGGTCGAGACGGCGCTGGCCCGCCGACGGATCACCGGCCCGGTCGACGTGGTGGTCCTCGATCCGCCGCGCTCCGGGGCGGGCGCCCCGGTGGTGCGCGCGCTGGCCGCCGCCGGCCCGCGCGCGGTGGCGTACGTGGCCTGCGACCCGGCCGCCTTCGCCCGGGACGTGCGCACCTTCGCCGAGCTGGGCTGGCGGCTGGAGGCGCTGCGCGGCTTCGACCTGTTCCCGATGACCCAGCACGTCGAGCTGGTCGGGCTGCTGCTCCCGCCGGCCGGGCGTTAG
- a CDS encoding anhydro-N-acetylmuramic acid kinase, with the protein MRIVGLMSGTSYDGVDVVAAEFAAEGDTLWLRPLGHRGLDYEERLRAEIAALLPPAATTIEAVCRLDNRLGEVFAEAAAVGLELAGGRADAVVSPGQTVFHWVADGVALGTLQLGAVARVAARVGVPVLSDLRSADIALGGQGAPLVPAFDALLLDPADGAAAPRAALNLGGIANLTVVAPGAPVLGYDVGPANALLDAAARRFLDRPCDLDGARAAAGRVHQGLLAELLAEPYYAAAPPKSTGKELFHAGYLDRRLAALGEPVPVDDLLATLTELTARVVAAECDRHGVVEVVAAGGGVRNPTLLGRLAALGAGRWRLRGTDELGVPAQAKEAYAFALLGWLSWHGLPGSIPSVTGATQGAVLGSWTPAGPAYPGTPADPPRRLRIRS; encoded by the coding sequence ATGCGGATCGTTGGATTGATGTCGGGGACGTCGTACGACGGGGTGGACGTCGTGGCGGCGGAGTTCGCCGCCGAGGGGGACACCCTGTGGCTGCGCCCGCTGGGGCACCGCGGCCTGGACTACGAGGAGCGGCTGCGCGCCGAGATCGCCGCGCTGCTGCCGCCGGCGGCCACCACCATCGAGGCGGTCTGCCGGCTCGACAACCGCCTCGGCGAGGTCTTCGCCGAGGCGGCGGCCGTCGGCCTCGAGCTGGCCGGCGGGCGGGCCGACGCGGTGGTCTCACCGGGGCAGACGGTCTTCCACTGGGTCGCTGACGGGGTGGCCCTCGGCACCCTGCAACTGGGCGCGGTGGCCCGGGTGGCCGCCCGGGTCGGCGTACCGGTGCTCAGCGATCTCCGCTCGGCGGACATCGCCCTCGGCGGCCAGGGCGCGCCGCTGGTGCCGGCCTTCGACGCGTTGCTGCTGGACCCGGCCGACGGCGCCGCAGCGCCGCGCGCGGCGCTGAACCTCGGCGGCATCGCCAATCTCACCGTGGTCGCGCCGGGGGCACCGGTGCTCGGGTACGACGTGGGCCCGGCCAACGCCCTGCTGGACGCGGCGGCGCGGCGCTTCCTGGACCGGCCGTGTGACCTCGACGGCGCCCGGGCGGCGGCCGGCCGGGTGCACCAGGGGCTGCTCGCCGAGTTGCTGGCCGAGCCGTACTACGCGGCGGCGCCGCCGAAGTCCACCGGCAAGGAGCTGTTCCACGCCGGCTACCTGGACCGGCGGTTGGCCGCGCTCGGTGAGCCGGTGCCGGTGGACGACCTGCTGGCCACGCTGACCGAGCTGACCGCCCGGGTGGTGGCCGCCGAGTGCGACCGGCACGGCGTGGTCGAGGTGGTCGCCGCCGGCGGTGGTGTGCGCAACCCCACCCTGCTGGGCAGGCTCGCCGCGCTGGGCGCCGGCCGGTGGCGGCTGCGCGGCACCGACGAGCTGGGGGTGCCCGCGCAGGCCAAGGAGGCGTACGCCTTCGCGCTGCTCGGCTGGCTGTCCTGGCACGGCCTGCCCGGGTCGATCCCGTCGGTGACCGGCGCCACCCAAGGCGCGGTGCTCGGCTCCTGGACCCCGGCCGGGCCGGCGTACCCCGGCACGCCGGCCGACCCGCCACGCCGGCTGCGGATCCGGTCCTGA
- the dxs gene encoding 1-deoxy-D-xylulose-5-phosphate synthase — MSVEEDTANHGRLLGTVRGPQDVKRMSGEELDILAAEIRDFLIAKVSRTGGHVGPNLGVVELTLAMHRVFDSPRDRLLFDTGHQAYVHKILTGRQAGFDKLRQRGGLSGYPSQAESEHDLIENSHASTALSYADGLAKAYALRGEARSVVAVVGDGALTGGMCWEALNNIATAGNPLVIVVNDNGRSYAPTIGGLADHLSSLRLNPGYEKVLDTVKDALGSTPLVGRPMYEVLHAVKKGIKDAVAPQAMFEDLGIKYVGPVDGHDVAAVESALRAAKNFGGPVIVHAVTRKGYGYRPAEEDEADCLHGPSSAFDVETGALLAAPSVKWTHVFADELLAIADERPDVVGITAAMAEPTGIAKLARKYPERVYDVGIAEQHAATSAAGLALGGLHPVVAVYATFLNRAFDQVLLDVAMHKLPVTFVLDRAGITGPDGPSHYGIWDMSVFGVVPGLRIAAPRDAATLREELREALAVNDGPTVVRFPTGAVAADLPALRRVGPVDVLAESARTDVLLVAVGSFGQLGMEVAARVAEQGYGVTVVDPRWVRPVPAELVELAAGHRLVVSVEDGVRVGGVGDALGQAMRDADVRVPLKDLGVPADWHPHGTRAQILADLGLTAQDVARNVTGWISGLDATPDRLTPSNAPAQN; from the coding sequence ATGAGTGTTGAAGAGGACACGGCCAACCACGGTCGGCTGCTCGGGACGGTACGCGGTCCGCAGGACGTCAAGCGGATGTCCGGCGAGGAGCTGGACATCCTCGCCGCCGAGATCCGGGACTTCCTGATCGCCAAGGTCTCCCGCACCGGCGGGCACGTCGGGCCCAACCTCGGTGTGGTCGAGCTGACGCTGGCCATGCACCGCGTCTTCGACTCCCCCCGCGACCGGCTCCTGTTCGACACCGGCCACCAGGCGTACGTGCACAAGATCCTCACCGGGCGCCAGGCCGGCTTCGACAAGCTCCGCCAGCGCGGTGGCCTCTCCGGCTACCCCAGCCAGGCGGAGAGCGAGCACGACCTGATCGAGAACTCGCACGCCTCCACCGCGCTCTCCTACGCCGATGGCCTGGCTAAGGCGTACGCCCTGCGGGGCGAGGCGCGCAGCGTGGTGGCCGTGGTCGGCGACGGCGCGCTCACCGGCGGCATGTGCTGGGAGGCGCTGAACAACATCGCCACCGCCGGCAACCCGCTGGTCATCGTGGTCAACGACAACGGCCGCTCGTACGCCCCGACCATCGGCGGGCTGGCCGACCACCTCTCCTCGCTGCGGCTCAACCCCGGCTACGAGAAGGTCCTCGACACGGTCAAGGACGCCCTCGGCTCCACGCCGCTGGTCGGCCGGCCGATGTACGAGGTGCTGCACGCGGTCAAGAAGGGCATCAAGGACGCGGTCGCTCCGCAGGCCATGTTCGAGGACCTCGGCATCAAGTACGTCGGCCCGGTGGACGGGCACGACGTGGCGGCGGTCGAGTCGGCGCTGCGCGCGGCGAAGAACTTCGGCGGCCCGGTGATCGTGCACGCGGTCACCCGCAAGGGCTACGGCTACCGCCCGGCCGAGGAGGACGAGGCCGACTGCCTGCACGGCCCCAGCAGCGCCTTCGACGTGGAGACCGGCGCGCTGCTGGCCGCCCCTTCGGTGAAGTGGACCCACGTCTTCGCCGACGAGCTGCTGGCCATCGCGGACGAGCGGCCGGACGTGGTGGGCATCACCGCCGCGATGGCGGAGCCGACCGGCATCGCCAAGCTGGCCCGCAAGTACCCCGAGCGGGTGTACGACGTGGGCATCGCCGAGCAGCACGCGGCCACCTCGGCGGCCGGGCTGGCGCTGGGCGGCCTGCACCCGGTGGTCGCCGTCTACGCCACCTTCCTCAACCGTGCCTTCGACCAGGTCCTGCTGGACGTGGCGATGCACAAGCTGCCGGTGACCTTCGTGCTGGACCGAGCGGGCATCACCGGCCCGGACGGCCCCAGCCACTACGGCATCTGGGACATGTCGGTCTTCGGGGTGGTGCCCGGGCTGCGGATCGCCGCCCCCCGGGACGCCGCCACGCTGCGCGAGGAGCTGCGCGAGGCGCTGGCCGTCAACGACGGCCCGACCGTCGTGCGCTTCCCGACCGGAGCGGTCGCCGCGGACCTGCCGGCGCTGCGCCGGGTCGGCCCGGTCGACGTGCTGGCCGAGTCGGCCCGCACCGACGTGCTGCTGGTCGCCGTCGGCTCCTTCGGGCAGCTGGGCATGGAGGTGGCCGCACGGGTCGCCGAGCAGGGCTACGGCGTCACCGTCGTCGACCCCCGGTGGGTCCGCCCGGTCCCGGCCGAGCTGGTCGAGCTCGCCGCCGGCCACCGACTCGTGGTCAGCGTCGAGGACGGCGTTCGGGTCGGCGGGGTGGGCGACGCGCTCGGCCAGGCGATGCGCGACGCCGACGTCCGGGTGCCGCTCAAGGACCTGGGCGTACCGGCCGACTGGCACCCGCACGGCACCCGCGCCCAGATCCTCGCCGACCTGGGCCTGACCGCGCAGGACGTGGCCCGGAACGTCACCGGCTGGATCTCCGGCCTGGACGCCACCCCGGACCGCCTGACCCCCAGCAACGCTCCAGCTCAGAACTGA
- a CDS encoding PQQ-binding-like beta-propeller repeat protein, whose amino-acid sequence MSSIIELGEVGDVAPVRPTRRQRAHGRPLRCAAVLLLVLVVLAGATPGPQRTVTVVPALSGAQSYLAGDGVFVVDPATPSGDRYLTAYARPSPTGGDVRRRWQAPLTGIADYLDVRAERGLVLLIGVSAAVGVVQTTALDAATGKQRWQLPGVAEWTTDGVLLLMSGLADGPGSVSRVAPDTGRVGWSVPVPPPGEPGYHRGAGGVDQFVIVQPTGVVQVHDAGTGRLVRSVDTLPGDRSTFQRVEVVDDVLLLVSPGSTRVVAYGLPGLDPLWTAEVPLVAYAVGCDDLLCLVQQTGGIQVLDPATGVLRWSDPDHDTLADVRHDRLLVLGPDQRYAVRDAATGRVRTDLGRWDLVPVLRSDDPLIGARPGVDGRLVVAELDLAAGRPRILDVLPGVVGSCQATPPVLLCRRLDGRTALWRLGR is encoded by the coding sequence GTGTCGTCGATCATCGAACTGGGCGAGGTCGGGGACGTGGCGCCGGTGCGGCCGACCCGCCGGCAGCGCGCGCACGGCCGCCCGCTGCGCTGCGCGGCGGTGCTGCTGCTGGTCCTGGTCGTGCTGGCCGGTGCGACACCGGGCCCGCAGCGGACGGTGACCGTGGTGCCGGCCCTGTCGGGCGCCCAGTCGTACCTCGCCGGGGACGGCGTCTTCGTCGTCGATCCCGCGACACCCTCCGGCGACCGGTACCTGACCGCGTACGCCCGGCCGTCGCCGACGGGCGGCGACGTGCGGCGCCGGTGGCAGGCACCGCTGACCGGCATCGCCGACTACCTCGACGTCCGGGCCGAGCGGGGGCTGGTGCTGCTGATCGGTGTCAGCGCCGCGGTCGGAGTTGTTCAGACCACCGCCCTCGACGCCGCCACGGGGAAGCAGCGCTGGCAGCTGCCGGGCGTCGCCGAGTGGACGACCGACGGTGTTCTGTTGCTGATGAGCGGCCTGGCGGACGGTCCGGGCTCGGTGAGCCGGGTGGCGCCCGACACCGGCCGGGTGGGCTGGTCGGTGCCCGTTCCGCCGCCCGGGGAACCCGGCTATCACCGGGGCGCGGGCGGGGTCGACCAGTTCGTTATCGTCCAGCCGACCGGCGTGGTACAGGTGCACGATGCCGGCACCGGCCGGCTGGTGCGCAGCGTCGATACGCTGCCCGGCGACCGGTCGACTTTTCAGCGGGTGGAGGTCGTGGACGACGTGCTGCTGCTCGTCTCGCCCGGCAGCACCCGAGTGGTCGCCTACGGCCTACCGGGGCTGGATCCTCTGTGGACGGCCGAGGTGCCGCTGGTGGCGTATGCGGTCGGCTGCGATGACCTGCTCTGCCTGGTTCAGCAGACCGGCGGGATCCAAGTCCTCGACCCGGCCACCGGCGTGCTGCGCTGGTCGGATCCGGACCACGACACGCTGGCCGACGTCCGGCACGACCGGCTGCTGGTGCTCGGGCCCGACCAGCGGTACGCGGTGCGGGACGCGGCGACCGGGCGGGTACGGACCGATCTTGGCCGATGGGACCTGGTGCCGGTGCTGCGGAGCGACGATCCGCTGATCGGGGCACGCCCCGGTGTCGACGGTCGGCTGGTCGTCGCCGAGCTGGACCTGGCCGCCGGCCGGCCGCGGATCCTGGACGTGCTGCCGGGCGTGGTCGGCAGTTGCCAGGCGACCCCGCCGGTCCTGCTCTGCCGCCGCCTCGACGGCAGGACCGCGCTGTGGAGGTTGGGACGATGA
- a CDS encoding PQQ-binding-like beta-propeller repeat protein, with translation MTGPFIDLGELRHEPEPAPLPRPPRANGRPLRCALVLLFVLVTLAAAAAPPPRRAVVTLPAMLGADVMDLGDLFLVIDPITPQTPQRRLAAFRLPGGEPVWKVPLPAEGRYWGVASAAGMLLVTGHEIGPDRQGTLTVVLDRATGAYRWQQPGSPVQLADGNLLFQSGGENEPVSLRAVDPCCGTLRWQLPTTSDYTIYGGTGRGVERVVVNQVDGPVEVRDATTGAVLARADLRPPGGGPFGSVQVVNDLLLIVGEAPVAVTAYGLDRLDRRWSSTADRIDFVSDCGPVLCLQTRSNGLRAVDPATGRELWSSERWGWVWPFDGRLMATTLSSAGPGAEQLVVLDPPTGRVLAELGRWELAGSDPGGPMIGLRRYPGGGLLVAELNVRAGTVRTLDVLSDANGECQASPGRLLCRRVDGSYGLWQLPD, from the coding sequence ATGACCGGCCCGTTCATCGACCTCGGCGAGCTGCGGCACGAGCCGGAGCCCGCCCCGCTGCCCCGCCCGCCCCGCGCGAACGGCCGGCCGCTGCGCTGCGCGCTGGTCCTCCTCTTCGTGCTGGTCACCCTGGCCGCCGCCGCCGCACCGCCGCCCCGGCGGGCTGTCGTGACGCTGCCGGCCATGCTCGGGGCCGATGTAATGGACCTGGGGGACCTGTTCCTGGTCATCGACCCGATCACCCCCCAGACGCCGCAGCGGCGGCTGGCCGCCTTCCGGCTGCCCGGCGGCGAGCCGGTCTGGAAGGTGCCGTTGCCCGCGGAGGGCCGGTACTGGGGAGTCGCGTCGGCGGCCGGGATGCTGCTGGTCACCGGGCACGAGATCGGCCCGGACCGCCAGGGCACGCTGACCGTGGTGCTGGACCGGGCGACCGGGGCGTACCGGTGGCAGCAGCCGGGCAGCCCCGTCCAGCTGGCCGACGGAAACCTGCTTTTCCAGTCCGGCGGCGAGAACGAGCCGGTCAGCCTACGCGCGGTTGATCCATGCTGTGGCACCTTGCGCTGGCAGCTACCCACCACCTCCGACTACACCATCTACGGCGGTACCGGGCGCGGGGTGGAGCGGGTGGTCGTCAACCAGGTGGACGGGCCGGTCGAGGTACGTGACGCGACCACTGGTGCGGTGCTGGCCCGCGCCGACCTGCGCCCACCCGGCGGCGGGCCGTTCGGGTCCGTGCAGGTGGTGAACGACCTGCTTCTGATCGTCGGCGAGGCACCGGTCGCGGTCACCGCGTACGGGCTGGACCGGCTGGACCGGCGCTGGAGCAGCACAGCCGACCGGATCGATTTCGTGTCGGACTGCGGCCCCGTCCTGTGTCTGCAGACCCGTTCCAACGGGCTGCGGGCGGTCGACCCCGCGACCGGCCGGGAGCTCTGGAGCAGCGAGCGTTGGGGGTGGGTCTGGCCGTTCGACGGCCGGCTGATGGCCACCACGTTGAGCAGCGCCGGCCCCGGGGCGGAGCAACTGGTCGTGCTCGATCCGCCGACCGGTCGCGTGCTGGCCGAGCTGGGCCGTTGGGAGCTGGCCGGGTCCGATCCCGGGGGTCCGATGATCGGGCTACGCCGGTATCCCGGTGGCGGGCTGCTCGTCGCCGAGCTGAATGTCCGTGCCGGCACGGTGCGGACGCTGGACGTGCTGTCGGACGCGAACGGGGAGTGCCAGGCTAGCCCGGGTCGCCTGCTGTGCCGCCGGGTCGACGGCTCGTATGGGCTGTGGCAGCTACCCGACTGA
- a CDS encoding peptidase C39 family protein, with translation MTIAAPPALRDIAYRGFHLPTDRTAGIDDGLRADDRGLTPAGADASVARGSWTSSPVRVGFPVAEVVPSWTADTPDGCWIEVELRGWHGDGPSTGWYLLARWAAGDHAVRRTSVPGQRDGDARVDTDTLIVTGAAVTGWQARVTLCRPPGSPAGPVLRSIGAVATGHTATDPGGAADGPPAAGPVPELPTDAGRGRVLEVPRYSQRLHTGQHPQWGGGGDSWCSPTCTSMVLAYWGAEPAPERYAWVEPPGPRPVVVHAARHCYDHGFAGAGNWPFNTAYAGLHGVDAFVTRLRSLAEAEAFIAAGIPLIVSAAFRADEVPGLAYDTRGHLMVLVGFTADGDPVLNDPYAPDDDAVRRTVPRQRFEVAWQRGSGGMAYVLRPASVPLPPPPAQANW, from the coding sequence ATGACCATCGCCGCACCACCCGCCCTGCGGGACATCGCCTACCGGGGCTTCCACCTGCCAACGGACCGGACGGCCGGCATCGACGACGGCCTGCGCGCCGACGACCGGGGGCTGACCCCGGCCGGCGCGGACGCGTCGGTGGCCCGGGGCAGCTGGACGTCATCGCCGGTGCGGGTCGGTTTCCCGGTCGCCGAGGTGGTGCCGTCCTGGACCGCCGACACCCCGGACGGCTGCTGGATCGAGGTCGAGCTGCGCGGCTGGCACGGAGACGGGCCCAGCACCGGTTGGTACCTGCTGGCCCGCTGGGCGGCCGGCGACCACGCGGTGCGGCGCACCTCGGTGCCCGGTCAGCGCGACGGCGACGCCCGGGTGGACACCGACACCCTGATCGTGACCGGGGCGGCGGTCACCGGCTGGCAGGCCCGGGTGACCCTGTGCCGGCCGCCGGGCAGCCCGGCCGGCCCGGTGCTGCGCAGCATCGGCGCGGTCGCCACCGGCCACACGGCGACCGACCCGGGGGGCGCGGCGGACGGACCGCCCGCTGCCGGCCCCGTGCCGGAGCTGCCGACCGACGCCGGCCGCGGGAGGGTGCTGGAGGTGCCCCGCTACTCGCAGCGGCTGCACACCGGCCAGCATCCGCAGTGGGGTGGTGGCGGCGACTCCTGGTGCAGCCCCACCTGCACATCGATGGTGCTCGCCTACTGGGGCGCCGAGCCGGCGCCGGAACGCTACGCCTGGGTGGAGCCGCCCGGCCCGCGCCCGGTGGTGGTGCACGCCGCCCGACACTGCTACGACCACGGGTTCGCCGGGGCGGGCAACTGGCCGTTCAACACCGCGTACGCCGGGCTGCACGGGGTGGACGCGTTCGTCACCCGGCTGCGGTCGCTCGCCGAGGCGGAGGCGTTCATCGCCGCCGGCATCCCGTTGATCGTCTCCGCCGCGTTCCGAGCCGACGAGGTGCCGGGGCTGGCGTACGACACCAGGGGCCACCTGATGGTGCTGGTCGGCTTCACCGCCGACGGTGACCCGGTGCTCAACGACCCGTACGCACCCGACGACGACGCGGTGCGCCGTACCGTGCCCCGGCAGCGGTTCGAGGTGGCCTGGCAGCGGGGCAGCGGTGGGATGGCGTACGTGCTGCGGCCGGCGTCGGTGCCGCTGCCCCCGCCGCCCGCCCAGGCCAACTGGTGA
- a CDS encoding response regulator transcription factor yields the protein MRVLVVEDERNLADAIARGLRKRGMAVDVAYDGDAGHEAAFVTRYDVVVLDRDLPGVHGDQICADLAASGALTRVLMLTASGTVADRVEGLQLGADDYLPKPFAFDELVARVQALGRRATPAAPPVLELADLVLDPARRVATRAGVPVDLTNKEFGVLSELLKARGAVVSSEELLERVWDANTDPFTTIVRVTVMTLRRKLGDPPLIETVVGAGYRTAEVVQ from the coding sequence ATGCGGGTACTGGTGGTGGAGGACGAGCGCAACCTCGCCGACGCGATCGCGCGCGGGTTGCGCAAGCGGGGGATGGCGGTCGACGTGGCCTACGACGGCGACGCCGGCCACGAGGCGGCGTTCGTCACCCGGTACGACGTGGTCGTGCTGGACCGCGACCTGCCCGGCGTGCACGGCGACCAGATCTGCGCCGACCTGGCCGCCTCCGGCGCGCTGACCCGGGTGCTGATGCTGACCGCGAGTGGCACGGTCGCCGACCGGGTGGAGGGGTTGCAGCTCGGCGCCGACGACTACCTGCCCAAACCGTTCGCCTTCGACGAGCTGGTCGCCCGGGTGCAGGCGCTGGGCCGGCGGGCCACCCCGGCCGCGCCGCCGGTGCTCGAACTGGCCGATCTGGTGCTCGATCCGGCCCGCCGGGTCGCCACGAGGGCCGGCGTGCCGGTCGACCTGACGAACAAGGAGTTCGGGGTGCTCAGCGAGCTGCTCAAGGCGCGCGGCGCGGTGGTCTCCAGCGAGGAGCTGCTGGAACGGGTCTGGGACGCCAACACGGACCCGTTCACCACGATCGTCCGGGTCACCGTGATGACGCTGCGCAGGAAGCTCGGTGATCCACCGCTGATCGAGACGGTGGTCGGCGCGGGTTACCGTACCGCCGAGGTGGTCCAGTGA
- a CDS encoding sensor histidine kinase, with protein sequence MTGRGRLRPTLRLRLTVLNGVLLIGAGAILVLLAWLLVRDALRPTDELLPGTTVVLSDGRVLDAAQWQRQLVDAASGELLAKGLVALLAISVVGVAGAYAVAGRALRPLHQVTATAQRLGEATLDQRIGYSGADDEVAELAKTFDAMLDRIASAFEAQKRFVANASHELRTPLAVMRTEIDVTLSDDDADAAEYRRMATVVRDASERANGLVDALLVLARSEAQAGRRLGRRTECDLATGTANALSAMRREVERIGLRVQTSLESAPVVGDPGLLDRLAGNLIENAVRYNHLHGRLWVRTGTDRERSWLVVGNTGFEVDQADVPGLFEPFRRGGRERTGARGSGLGLSIVRAVCDAHGGTVRVIAQPGGGLEVTVTLPSADAPAVTGPAPTVG encoded by the coding sequence GTGACCGGTCGGGGCCGTCTGCGGCCCACCCTGCGGTTGCGGTTGACCGTGCTCAACGGTGTGCTGCTGATCGGCGCGGGAGCGATCCTGGTGCTGCTGGCCTGGCTGCTGGTTCGCGACGCGTTGCGACCCACCGACGAGCTGCTGCCGGGCACGACCGTGGTGCTGTCCGACGGCCGGGTGCTCGACGCCGCTCAGTGGCAGCGCCAGTTGGTCGACGCCGCCTCCGGGGAGTTGCTGGCCAAGGGGCTGGTCGCGCTGCTGGCGATCAGCGTGGTCGGGGTGGCCGGCGCGTACGCGGTGGCGGGCCGGGCTCTGCGTCCGCTGCACCAGGTCACCGCGACCGCGCAGCGGCTCGGCGAGGCCACCCTGGACCAGCGGATCGGCTACTCGGGCGCCGACGACGAGGTGGCCGAGCTGGCCAAGACCTTCGACGCCATGCTGGACCGGATCGCGTCCGCGTTCGAGGCGCAGAAGCGTTTCGTGGCCAATGCCTCGCACGAGCTGCGTACTCCGCTCGCCGTGATGCGGACCGAGATCGACGTGACGCTCAGCGACGACGATGCGGACGCCGCCGAGTACCGCCGGATGGCGACGGTGGTCCGGGACGCCTCGGAGCGGGCCAACGGCCTGGTCGACGCGCTGCTGGTGCTGGCCCGTAGCGAGGCGCAGGCGGGGCGGCGGCTCGGCCGCCGCACCGAGTGTGACCTTGCCACCGGCACGGCCAACGCACTGTCGGCGATGCGCCGCGAGGTGGAGCGGATCGGCCTGCGGGTGCAAACCTCGCTGGAGTCCGCGCCGGTGGTCGGCGACCCGGGGCTGCTCGACCGGCTGGCCGGCAACCTGATCGAGAACGCGGTTCGCTACAACCACCTGCACGGGCGGCTCTGGGTGCGCACCGGCACCGACCGCGAACGCTCCTGGCTGGTGGTGGGCAACACCGGTTTCGAGGTGGACCAGGCCGACGTGCCGGGGCTGTTCGAGCCGTTCCGGCGCGGCGGCCGGGAACGCACCGGGGCCCGTGGCTCGGGCCTGGGGCTGTCCATCGTCCGGGCGGTCTGCGATGCCCACGGCGGCACGGTGCGGGTGATCGCGCAGCCCGGCGGGGGCCTGGAGGTGACGGTCACCCTGCCGTCGGCGGACGCTCCGGCGGTGACCGGCCCGGCGCCCACCGTCGGCTGA
- a CDS encoding VOC family protein — protein sequence MYPRIRNISFDCHDTYALAGFWSSVLGYARHPDDVPGDPEAALLPPGEATPNLFFQAVPEDKVTKNRLHICLEPVERTRDEEIERVLGLGATLVADRRHADGTGWAVLADPEGNEFCVVRSAGERVPVTTVEDQP from the coding sequence GTGTATCCACGGATCCGCAACATCAGTTTCGACTGTCATGACACGTACGCCCTGGCCGGGTTCTGGTCGTCGGTGCTCGGGTACGCCCGGCACCCCGACGACGTCCCGGGTGATCCGGAGGCGGCGCTGCTGCCACCGGGCGAGGCGACCCCGAACCTGTTCTTCCAGGCGGTGCCGGAGGACAAGGTGACCAAGAACCGGCTGCACATCTGCCTGGAACCGGTGGAACGGACCAGGGATGAGGAGATCGAGCGGGTGCTCGGCCTCGGGGCCACTCTGGTCGCCGACCGGCGGCACGCCGACGGTACGGGCTGGGCGGTGCTCGCCGACCCGGAGGGGAACGAGTTCTGCGTGGTACGCAGCGCCGGAGAGCGTGTCCCTGTCACCACTGTGGAGGACCAACCGTGA